Below is a genomic region from Vulgatibacter sp..
CGTCCCGCGAGACGAGGGCGACCTCGAGCGTGCAGCGCTCGTAGTCGTCGGGGATGGAGGTGGCCCAGGCCACGTCCACGAAGCCGTTGCCGTCGAAATCGCCGACGGCGATGTCGTAGACGTAGCGGAGAAACTCGTCGTCGGTGCCGGTGGCGGCGAAGACCAGCTTCCACCCCGTCCCGTCCCAGCCCAGCGCCTCGACCCGGTTCCTGTGCATGCCGGCGAAGAGATCGGCCCGCCCGTCGCCGTCGAAATCGGCGGCGTGGCCGAAGCCCGCCCGGCGCTCGTGGATCGTCTGCCACCGCTCGAAGCCGCCCCTGCCGTCGCCCCGATGCACCCAGGTCTCGGGGATGCCGTAGCCGTCCTCCTTGATCGGCGCGACCACCGCGTCGAGGTGGCCGTCGCCGTCCACGTCGGCGAGCAGGCTGATGCCATGGAGGAAGCCGGGATCGCCGAGCTGCGAGGTGACCGTCGCCCCGAAGCCGTCCGCCGCCCCCAGGATCGTCACCAGCCCCCCGTGCCCACCGAAGACCACGTCGTGCCTGCCGTCGCCGTCGAGGTCGCCCGACGCGAAGGTGGGACGCTGCCTCGGCCGGAACGCCTGCACGTCGTAGGGCTCCAGCCACGCCTCCGGCTGCGCGAAGCCCCCGCCCTCGAGACCACGGGCCCAGGTGAAGTACCAGCTCCCGTAGAGCCCGAGCAGATCGGCCCGCCCGTCGCCGTCGACGTCGCTCAGCTCCAGCCGCTCGAACGCGGAGAACGGCGCAGGCCCCAGCGCCTCCACCTTCTCGAGGAGCGGCACCGGCGCGGCAAAGCCACCGGCACCGTTGCCGCGCATCAGCCCCGACGAGCCGTAGAGCTCCGCGCCCCACTTCCTCGCGAAGAGATCGAGGTGGCCGTCGCCGTCGACGTCGCCGACCTGCGGCGCAAGCCAGCCGTCGATGCTCCAGCCCTCCCCGCTCTCGAGGGGCAGGCCGGTGAGCATCTCCCGCTCGATCCGGTAGAGCTTCTGCACGTCGCCGGCGACGAGCAGATCGTCGCTCCCGTCCTCGTCGGCGTCACCTGCGGCGAGACGCAGGTGCTGGCCGGCCACGGTGAGCTGGATCCGCCGATCCTGGTAGCCGAGATCCGGCGCAACAATCGGCTCCTCGTCCTCATATAGGCTCGAGCACGAGACCTCCCGCCGCACGCCCTCCTCGTCGGTGCGGAAGCAGCCGCCCTCCATCTCCGGCCCGAAGCCGATCAGATCGCAGCCGCCACCGAGCAGCGGCAACAGAAGAACGAGCCGGCGCATGGCCTCCCCCCGTGCAGACGACCTCCACTTTACGTGCACCGCACCGCCGGGGGAAGCCGCCGCGCGGCAACTGCCGCCCCGAGCCCAAAAACGCTCGACGTTCTGCGGCTTTGACACCCAACGCCCCGCCTCCTATAACGCCCGGTCCGACCTACCTTGAGGACGCTCCCGATGCCCGAGGCCGCTTCCGCACCGCTCGTACAGGTCGACGCTCCGCAGGCGCCGCCGCGCCCCGACGTCCCCGCTCCGGACACGCCGGCAGGTGCGCCGGCTGGCCCGGGCCCAGCGGCGCCGGCGCCCACCACCGCCGAGGAGGGCACGGCCCCGGTGCAGGCCCCCGCCCCCGACTTCGTCGGCTGGGCGATCCTCGGCATCCTCCTCGCGCTCCTCGTGGCGGTGGCCTTCAAGCTGCTGCAAAAGAAACGCAAGGAGCGCGAGGAAGCGGCCCCGACCCTGCCGCCGAAGCGCGAGCGCCTCGAGATCCCCGGCGCCGAAGCGCGCGAGCGCGAGCGGGTCGGGGAGCAGGCCGTCGCCGGCCGCGAGGCGGAGGCCCGCCGCAAGGAGGAGGAGGCCGCCCGCCGCAAGGCGGAATACGACGCCCGCAAGAAGGCCGAGCGCGAGGAGCGCGAGCGCCGCCGCGCCGAGATCGCCGCCCTGCCGCCGGAGGAGCGCGCCGCCCGCGAACGCGCCCTCGAGGAGGAGATCCGCGCCGCCCGGGCAGCGGAGGAGGAGGAGCGCCGCCGCCTCCGCATCGAGGAGGAGGAACGCCGCAAGGCCGAGTACCAGGCCCGCAAGGAGGCGGAGCGCGCCGAGCGGGAGCGCAAGGCCCGCGAGAAGGCGGAGGCCGAAGCGGCGCGGCTCCAGGCGATCGAGGCGGAGCGCGAGCGCAAGGAGCAGGAGCGGCTCGCGGCCCTGGAGGCACAGCGGCAGAAGATCGCGGCGGAGGGGGGCAAGACGCTGCTCGAGGGGCTGACCCGCACCCGCGAGGGCGGCTT
It encodes:
- a CDS encoding FG-GAP repeat domain-containing protein, which gives rise to MRRLVLLLPLLGGGCDLIGFGPEMEGGCFRTDEEGVRREVSCSSLYEDEEPIVAPDLGYQDRRIQLTVAGQHLRLAAGDADEDGSDDLLVAGDVQKLYRIEREMLTGLPLESGEGWSIDGWLAPQVGDVDGDGHLDLFARKWGAELYGSSGLMRGNGAGGFAAPVPLLEKVEALGPAPFSAFERLELSDVDGDGRADLLGLYGSWYFTWARGLEGGGFAQPEAWLEPYDVQAFRPRQRPTFASGDLDGDGRHDVVFGGHGGLVTILGAADGFGATVTSQLGDPGFLHGISLLADVDGDGHLDAVVAPIKEDGYGIPETWVHRGDGRGGFERWQTIHERRAGFGHAADFDGDGRADLFAGMHRNRVEALGWDGTGWKLVFAATGTDDEFLRYVYDIAVGDFDGNGFVDVAWATSIPDDYERCTLEVALVSRDEGP